A stretch of the Candidatus Jettenia sp. AMX2 genome encodes the following:
- a CDS encoding cyclic nucleotide-binding domain-containing protein, translating to MIRDSRSNTCTYLKNVPLFRGLDEKELDALYHAGSIKTFQSGNFILFQNDPGETFYVIPIRLCKNITPE from the coding sequence ATGATCAGAGACAGCAGATCAAACACCTGTACCTACCTGAAAAACGTGCCGTTGTTTCGTGGTCTGGATGAGAAAGAACTTGATGCCCTCTATCATGCAGGCAGTATAAAAACATTCCAGAGTGGCAACTTCATTCTGTTCCAGAACGACCCCGGTGAAACCTTCTATGTTATCCCTATCAGGTTGTGTAAAAATATCACTCCTGAATGA
- a CDS encoding Crp/Fnr family transcriptional regulator, translating to MLSLSGCVKISLLNEKGKEIVLSFLRKGDFFGELTLLDEEPRSASAIATVDSSVFLLTRSRFYRLILTHHDMLRKILKGICTRLRLANKTIEGFAFLDVYERVERVLLQLSRNQGIRTVNGIEIVNAPTHQQLADIVGASRETITRVVAVLKKHGIIISYKERRLVLKEYTGRR from the coding sequence ATGTTATCCCTATCAGGTTGTGTAAAAATATCACTCCTGAATGAGAAAGGGAAGGAGATCGTGCTTTCCTTCCTGAGAAAAGGGGATTTTTTCGGGGAATTAACCCTTTTAGATGAAGAACCAAGGTCTGCAAGTGCCATTGCAACGGTAGACTCATCGGTTTTTTTGCTTACCAGAAGCCGGTTTTACCGGCTCATTCTTACCCATCATGATATGCTACGGAAAATATTAAAGGGAATATGCACACGTTTAAGGCTTGCCAATAAGACAATTGAGGGATTTGCATTTTTAGATGTGTACGAAAGGGTAGAACGCGTCCTTTTGCAATTATCGCGTAATCAGGGGATAAGGACCGTGAACGGGATTGAAATTGTAAATGCCCCCACACACCAGCAACTCGCCGATATCGTCGGCGCGTCACGCGAAACGATTACCAGAGTTGTTGCGGTATTAAAAAAACACGGGATCATCATTTCCTATAAAGAAAGAAGGCTTGTTTTGAAGGAATACACCGGTAGAAGGTGA
- a CDS encoding DUF3467 domain-containing protein, which translates to MQQNENQLKGQYANYFKIGQNAFEFLMDFGQYYSKNGKDRFHTRIINSQYYANIFLKSLQEPVERYEQTFVTIYMGEMQEVKIFIMLIK; encoded by the coding sequence ATGCAACAGAATGAAAACCAGCTTAAGGGGCAATATGCCAACTATTTTAAAATCGGCCAGAACGCCTTTGAATTCCTCATGGACTTTGGTCAATATTATTCTAAGAATGGCAAAGATCGCTTCCATACAAGGATCATTAATAGTCAGTATTATGCAAATATCTTTTTAAAGTCACTTCAGGAGCCAGTCGAACGGTACGAACAGACATTCGTGACTATATATATGGGGGAGATGCAGGAGGTAAAAATATTTATTATGTTGATTAAATGA
- a CDS encoding DUF1328 domain-containing protein — MLYWAIVFFIISIVAALFGFTGIAVAAATISKFLFFIFIVVFIIFLVFGLLGLRHPPL; from the coding sequence ATGCTTTACTGGGCTATAGTTTTTTTTATTATTTCAATCGTTGCCGCCTTGTTTGGATTTACGGGTATAGCGGTGGCAGCTGCAACTATTTCCAAGTTCCTTTTCTTTATTTTTATTGTTGTTTTCATTATTTTTTTGGTTTTTGGACTTTTAGGGCTGAGGCATCCACCATTGTGA
- a CDS encoding radical SAM protein: MLENSKIINDIHRLVREKNRTLNQWEQYYRKDSLESFPQCIQFPTGTRCNIKCRFCTGRDGENTKSYKDLSLVEFRLIVDNKGWEGAFKRCETVALYGWGEPLFNQDYEKIFDYIADNFSGLGISICTNGILFNQKWSEKIIAINNSEVNFSVNAATKETFRKITGSNQFERVITNIRELTDLRERHKTKNPHISLSYVATTENIRELPQFVNLSANLKADSVLVQDIMMLTEDTKRLSLTNEPELACEIFRLAEEQAKKRRISFLSYVTHQVDYFSKSPELTIDQNISSQFNTIGNNTVPSPYFTSTDCFDPWERMMIGADGEVFPCCRSGYFQGTSFGNIYKQSFLDIWNGETYRYIRKTINTSNPPQSCAICPKKAGLS, from the coding sequence ATGTTGGAAAACAGCAAAATAATTAATGATATACATCGATTAGTTAGAGAAAAGAATCGAACGCTAAATCAGTGGGAACAGTATTATAGAAAAGATAGCTTGGAATCGTTCCCGCAATGTATACAGTTCCCTACAGGAACACGCTGTAATATTAAGTGCAGGTTTTGCACAGGGAGAGACGGAGAAAATACAAAAAGCTATAAAGATTTAAGTCTTGTTGAATTTAGATTGATCGTAGACAACAAAGGTTGGGAGGGTGCTTTTAAACGATGTGAAACGGTCGCTTTATATGGTTGGGGTGAACCATTGTTTAACCAGGATTACGAAAAGATATTTGATTATATAGCAGATAATTTCTCAGGTTTGGGAATCAGTATTTGCACCAATGGTATCTTGTTTAATCAAAAATGGTCTGAGAAGATCATAGCTATTAATAACTCCGAAGTTAATTTCTCGGTGAATGCTGCAACAAAAGAAACCTTTCGTAAGATAACAGGCAGTAATCAATTTGAACGTGTTATAACCAATATTCGTGAGTTAACTGATTTGCGAGAGAGACATAAAACAAAGAATCCACATATTTCTTTATCGTACGTAGCAACGACAGAAAATATTAGGGAATTACCACAATTTGTTAATCTGTCAGCTAATCTCAAGGCGGACAGTGTTCTTGTTCAAGACATTATGATGCTCACCGAAGACACAAAGAGACTTTCCCTCACGAACGAACCGGAATTGGCATGTGAGATATTTAGGTTAGCCGAAGAGCAAGCAAAAAAACGCAGAATATCATTTTTGTCATATGTAACCCATCAGGTAGATTATTTTTCAAAAAGCCCTGAATTAACGATAGATCAGAATATCAGCTCTCAATTTAATACAATCGGAAATAACACCGTACCTTCACCATATTTTACCAGCACAGATTGCTTTGACCCATGGGAAAGAATGATGATAGGTGCAGATGGAGAAGTATTCCCATGTTGTCGCTCCGGTTACTTTCAAGGAACATCGTTCGGGAATATTTATAAACAAAGTTTTTTGGATATATGGAATGGGGAAACCTACCGATATATTCGTAAAACAATAAATACTAGCAATCCACCTCAATCCTGTGCCATTTGTCCAAAAAAAGCAGGTCTTTCTTAA
- a CDS encoding RiPP maturation radical SAM C-methyltransferase — protein MKRVLLINMPFAPIRHPAIGISLLKSRLREEGIQCDIKYLNIVFAKMIGFDRNESVCNNYYWKVLVGERLFAQEYFAEQLPDEQEYIRYLKQIYRGSSNYLDNFLSIKGFIRPFIDSCMESISWSQYDIIGFTTMFEQNLASIVLAHRIKLLDSTKIIVFGGANCEQKMGLELHRCFPIIDYICSGEADISFPELVNKLRKQISIERIPGIVYRCNEKSILIQGDTSVKNLDELPCPDYDDYFAQLEHATFSPTICTELFMETSRGCWWGERSQCMFCGLNGGSIRFRSKSKDRIISELCYLKEKYVINYNIPQFLMTDNILDMKYFKELLPELRKSRLNVKLFYETKANLNKEQVKMLSDAGINSIQPGIESLNTHVLRLMHKGVSAIQNIQLLKYCKQFDIFPVWAILTGLPGEKIKDYEQTVEFIYKITHLEPPGVYGRFVLQRFSPYFDNPGKHGIMNIRPESGYRFIYPFEISSLLNLAYHFEFDYKEAVKPPDYDKQLTKALDYWKACYANNETLYTFETSPSTLLIKDTRSNAIVSQTVLESAQKDIYEYCDKIQNFSSIFSHIRERYSSYPVKARDIKDFLREMVNLNLMVNEENNYLSLAIPSDEKTPIV, from the coding sequence GTGAAACGCGTGTTACTTATAAATATGCCATTCGCGCCGATCCGGCACCCAGCGATTGGAATTAGCTTACTAAAATCGAGACTCCGTGAAGAAGGTATTCAATGCGATATAAAGTATTTAAATATTGTATTTGCAAAAATGATCGGTTTCGATAGAAATGAATCAGTTTGTAACAATTATTACTGGAAAGTATTGGTTGGAGAGAGACTTTTCGCTCAAGAATATTTTGCTGAACAATTGCCCGACGAACAAGAATATATTAGATATTTAAAGCAGATTTACCGAGGGTCAAGTAATTACCTTGATAACTTCCTTAGCATAAAAGGATTTATCAGACCATTTATAGATAGTTGCATGGAATCTATTTCATGGAGCCAATATGATATTATAGGTTTTACAACTATGTTTGAACAAAACCTGGCGTCGATAGTCCTTGCCCACCGGATTAAACTTCTTGATTCCACAAAAATAATTGTCTTTGGCGGGGCGAATTGTGAGCAAAAGATGGGACTTGAATTACATCGATGTTTTCCGATTATTGATTATATCTGTTCAGGAGAGGCAGATATTAGTTTTCCTGAGTTAGTAAACAAATTAAGAAAGCAGATATCGATTGAAAGAATCCCGGGTATTGTTTATCGGTGTAATGAAAAATCGATATTAATTCAAGGCGATACGTCAGTTAAAAACTTAGATGAGTTACCCTGTCCTGATTATGACGATTATTTTGCACAACTTGAGCACGCCACTTTTTCTCCTACGATATGCACGGAATTATTCATGGAAACTTCAAGAGGTTGTTGGTGGGGTGAAAGGTCGCAATGTATGTTCTGTGGTCTTAACGGAGGTTCAATCAGATTCAGAAGCAAGAGCAAAGACAGAATTATTAGTGAACTTTGCTACCTCAAAGAAAAATATGTAATAAATTATAATATACCTCAATTTTTAATGACGGACAATATATTAGATATGAAATATTTCAAAGAACTTCTTCCTGAACTCAGGAAAAGTCGCCTAAATGTTAAATTATTCTATGAGACGAAGGCAAATTTGAATAAAGAGCAGGTTAAAATGTTATCCGACGCAGGTATTAACTCCATTCAACCTGGGATTGAAAGTCTTAATACTCACGTGCTAAGATTAATGCATAAAGGTGTGTCAGCCATTCAGAACATTCAATTACTTAAGTATTGTAAGCAATTTGATATTTTTCCTGTATGGGCCATTCTTACCGGATTGCCTGGGGAAAAAATCAAAGATTACGAGCAGACTGTAGAATTCATCTATAAGATTACTCATTTGGAACCTCCGGGAGTATACGGTCGTTTTGTACTTCAGCGATTTAGTCCATATTTTGATAATCCAGGAAAGCATGGTATTATGAATATACGACCCGAAAGTGGTTATCGATTTATTTATCCTTTCGAAATTTCTAGCCTTCTCAATCTGGCATATCATTTTGAATTTGATTATAAAGAAGCTGTAAAACCTCCAGATTATGATAAGCAATTAACAAAAGCCTTAGATTACTGGAAAGCATGCTATGCAAACAATGAGACTCTTTACACATTTGAAACATCACCTTCTACTTTACTCATCAAAGATACAAGGTCAAATGCTATAGTTTCTCAGACTGTTTTGGAATCGGCACAAAAGGACATATATGAATATTGCGATAAAATTCAGAATTTTTCATCAATCTTCTCCCATATTCGAGAGAGATATAGCTCTTATCCTGTAAAAGCAAGGGACATAAAGGATTTTCTCCGGGAGATGGTGAATTTAAATCTCATGGTGAACGAGGAAAACAATTACTTAAGTCTTGCTATCCCTTCTGATGAAAAAACACCAATAGTTTAA
- a CDS encoding S8 family peptidase translates to MALSKGNEDNCEVTDGTKEEKRGNKKPYSPFCSLCVSVVRDFIVPNSTRKEHKMSEKKRYLVGYRHGATVPKDIETVMDSFATEREGVRSVRKLKSGHFILEMTEEQASELSRKQPDLIIEEDKELELFLPMPGLMPRVPVEAEISLNVKVVDEKTDQPVSDSTIYCVGTEVTYKGITDKNGVAHVKVYETQLKHIIVSPRDKYWSKVIPSPHVEKNAQISARLKEIPVNGSYNWGHLYIGIDKVSQKFTGRGVKVAVIDSGIANHEDLKTTGGYNTLDGQDPKAWNIDEKGHGTHCTGIISAQQNQIGIIGVAPGAEIYSLKVFPGGKFSDLIEAINWCVDNYMDVISMSMGSRSPSAQIEQALMEANERGITCIAAAGNDGGQVSYPAAYESVIAVSAIGKLGTFPEDSAHTLKIGNIFGYDGEIFLANFSNFGHQIAVCAPGIAILSSVPTGYVSWDGTSMACPFISGLTALILEAYPEIRTGDGWQPYYVREIIRNSATDIGLHPEMQGAGLPNAEVALASAYSRREDEEQTLASYKEYMESLLERAKRCTRNIEQSLAKLEKMGT, encoded by the coding sequence ATGGCATTGTCGAAAGGGAATGAAGACAACTGCGAAGTCACAGATGGCACGAAGGAAGAAAAAAGAGGAAACAAAAAACCCTATTCCCCCTTTTGTTCTCTTTGCGTCTCTGTGGTGAGAGATTTTATAGTGCCAAACTCAACGAGAAAGGAGCATAAAATGTCCGAGAAAAAACGATATTTAGTTGGTTACCGGCATGGTGCAACAGTACCAAAAGATATAGAGACTGTTATGGATTCGTTTGCAACAGAACGGGAAGGAGTCCGAAGTGTACGGAAATTAAAGAGCGGCCACTTCATCCTTGAAATGACTGAAGAACAGGCCTCAGAGCTTTCCAGGAAACAGCCGGATTTAATTATTGAGGAAGATAAAGAATTAGAGTTGTTTCTTCCCATGCCCGGCCTAATGCCGAGGGTCCCTGTCGAAGCGGAAATATCCTTGAATGTTAAAGTGGTTGATGAAAAGACTGACCAACCTGTCAGCGACTCGACAATATATTGTGTCGGAACTGAAGTAACTTATAAAGGAATAACTGACAAGAATGGAGTGGCTCATGTTAAAGTTTACGAAACACAACTCAAACATATTATTGTCTCTCCTCGGGACAAGTACTGGTCAAAGGTTATTCCTTCTCCCCATGTGGAAAAAAATGCCCAGATCAGCGCCAGGCTTAAAGAAATCCCTGTTAATGGAAGTTACAATTGGGGACATTTGTATATCGGGATAGATAAAGTCAGCCAAAAATTTACCGGGCGCGGGGTAAAGGTTGCCGTCATCGATTCCGGAATAGCTAATCACGAGGATTTAAAGACAACCGGCGGATACAATACCTTAGATGGTCAGGATCCAAAGGCATGGAATATTGACGAGAAGGGTCATGGTACACATTGCACCGGGATCATTTCGGCACAGCAAAATCAAATTGGCATCATAGGCGTAGCTCCTGGGGCCGAGATTTATTCGTTAAAGGTGTTTCCAGGGGGAAAATTCAGCGACCTCATCGAGGCCATTAACTGGTGCGTAGATAATTATATGGATGTAATCAGTATGAGTATGGGCAGCCGTTCACCATCTGCTCAAATTGAGCAGGCCCTTATGGAAGCCAACGAAAGGGGTATCACTTGCATTGCGGCAGCAGGTAACGATGGAGGACAGGTCTCATACCCAGCGGCATACGAAAGCGTTATCGCTGTTTCTGCCATAGGTAAACTGGGTACTTTTCCTGAAGACAGTGCCCATACTTTAAAAATTGGAAATATTTTTGGTTATGATGGGGAAATCTTTCTAGCTAATTTCTCTAATTTTGGACATCAGATAGCGGTATGTGCTCCCGGCATAGCAATCCTGTCTTCTGTGCCGACAGGTTACGTTTCGTGGGATGGCACCTCCATGGCATGCCCCTTTATCTCGGGTCTGACTGCATTGATCCTTGAGGCATATCCTGAAATCAGGACAGGTGATGGATGGCAACCTTACTATGTACGTGAGATCATAAGAAACTCGGCGACAGATATTGGTTTACATCCTGAAATGCAGGGCGCAGGATTACCAAATGCTGAAGTGGCGCTGGCTAGCGCCTATTCACGCCGTGAAGATGAAGAGCAGACCCTGGCATCGTATAAAGAATATATGGAATCACTGCTTGAAAGGGCAAAAAGGTGCACCAGAAACATCGAACAATCGCTGGCAAAACTCGAGAAGATGGGAACGTAA
- a CDS encoding DUF2283 domain-containing protein, with protein sequence MKIEYSKEVDALYIRLREARIADSMDIEEGVTVDLDEKGHIVGIEILDASEKLELSDLVNISIENLPLEKVITSKQDR encoded by the coding sequence ATGAAAATAGAATATAGCAAAGAAGTTGATGCTTTATACATAAGGCTCAGAGAAGCCAGGATTGCAGATTCGATGGATATTGAGGAAGGCGTTACGGTAGACCTTGATGAAAAGGGACACATCGTTGGGATAGAAATCCTTGATGCGAGTGAAAAGCTCGAACTGTCAGACCTTGTGAATATCTCCATTGAAAACCTCCCACTTGAAAAGGTAATTACTTCTAAACAGGATCGCTGA
- a CDS encoding DUF4258 domain-containing protein has product MKPIKYSRHARRRMKEREITKEEAEITINEPEFTEPGIKSRTNAFKCIGSRFLRVTFKDEPDHILVITAAMRKKPFRRQ; this is encoded by the coding sequence ATGAAACCCATAAAATATAGCCGCCATGCCAGAAGGAGAATGAAAGAGCGGGAAATAACGAAGGAAGAGGCCGAGATAACGATAAACGAACCTGAGTTTACAGAGCCGGGTATAAAGAGCAGAACAAACGCATTTAAATGTATAGGCAGTAGATTTTTGAGAGTCACCTTTAAAGATGAACCTGACCATATACTGGTTATTACTGCAGCCATGAGAAAAAAACCCTTTCGGAGGCAATAA
- a CDS encoding phage tail sheath subtilisin-like domain-containing protein, whose protein sequence is MVQVSYPGVYIEEVPSGVHTITGVSTSIAAFFGRTAKGQINKAVRCLSLSDFIREFGGAHPSSDLAQGVKQFFDNGGTDCYVVRLAHNAQKADITLKNLANANVLKATAKHAGNWGNSIFINVDYSTPNSDETFNVRVISEDGGTVIASEDFTNLSMNPAAPRYAPPFVTQSSKLIDLRLAGGFDIESSPVVGYSESRRPFDIDPPAGTGLANALNALVHPASPANLRSKFELSINDSQYIPVDLRADSTWVPFSGDATAIATEIASRINTQLNAVVTGLAILCTWVNVHDDFFVLRISSGTNPKSSVRIRRSPSNDLAGPLMLGMDQGGIEVVRYSNHRPVPTATMFTGDINELAKLLQNAFNQITVSGTAVNLGTTLQTTAGGHRWYRDGLAPNVNEHNDGVREKLRIITKAVNDTPNLPCRAEVWGYHLAFIPITGTINSVIAVTTGNSGGGGTDIGTGGLNLFTSNVRLYALGATGTSNFQDGAGTIGRDDDGNPPDVGDYAGSETDQTGFHALDSVDIFNLMVLPGDRDINESTHLQLWGPASIYCQQKRAFLLIDAPDSWTNIDRPVATNIEVNSLRALVVKDYSAVFYPRVVYSDRGVKKLIGPSGIIAGLMARIDSTRGVWKAPAGTEADLRGVLDLQVNLTDRENGVLNKLAVNCLRSFPSGFVNWGARTMFGSDDDSSEWKYIPIRRLALFIEESLFRGTKWVVFEPNDEPLWAKIRLNVGAFMMRLFRQGAFQGSTPDQAFYVKCDAETTTQADRNLGIVNIQVGFAPLKPAEFVIIRIQQIAGQL, encoded by the coding sequence ATGGTTCAGGTTAGTTATCCGGGGGTTTATATAGAGGAAGTGCCAAGTGGCGTGCATACCATTACAGGGGTTTCTACTTCAATCGCAGCATTTTTTGGACGGACTGCGAAAGGTCAGATTAACAAGGCTGTCAGGTGTTTGAGTCTCTCTGATTTTATAAGGGAATTTGGCGGCGCCCATCCATCCAGTGATCTCGCACAGGGCGTGAAACAGTTTTTCGATAACGGAGGGACTGATTGCTACGTTGTCCGGCTGGCACATAATGCCCAAAAAGCAGATATAACCCTGAAAAACCTTGCCAACGCCAACGTTCTGAAAGCTACCGCCAAACATGCAGGTAATTGGGGGAATAGCATCTTTATCAATGTGGATTATTCCACCCCGAATTCCGATGAAACGTTTAATGTGCGGGTTATCAGTGAAGACGGAGGGACAGTAATCGCATCCGAAGACTTTACAAATCTCTCCATGAATCCCGCCGCACCCCGCTATGCCCCGCCATTTGTCACTCAGAGTTCCAAATTAATAGACCTCCGCCTTGCAGGAGGGTTTGATATCGAATCGTCACCTGTTGTTGGCTACAGTGAAAGCCGGAGGCCCTTCGACATAGACCCGCCGGCCGGAACAGGTCTTGCAAATGCACTCAACGCACTGGTTCATCCTGCCAGTCCGGCTAATTTGCGCAGCAAGTTTGAACTCAGTATCAATGACAGCCAGTACATTCCGGTCGATCTGCGGGCGGATTCAACATGGGTTCCCTTCAGTGGAGATGCAACAGCCATTGCAACAGAGATCGCAAGCAGGATTAATACCCAATTAAATGCAGTCGTTACGGGGCTTGCAATCCTGTGTACGTGGGTAAACGTTCACGATGATTTTTTTGTTCTGAGGATTAGCTCTGGTACCAATCCCAAGTCCAGCGTAAGGATCCGGAGGAGTCCGTCGAATGATCTTGCCGGACCCCTTATGTTGGGAATGGATCAGGGAGGAATCGAGGTGGTGCGTTATAGTAATCACCGGCCGGTTCCCACTGCAACCATGTTTACCGGTGATATAAACGAACTCGCTAAACTGCTGCAAAATGCATTCAATCAGATTACTGTATCAGGAACTGCCGTTAATTTGGGAACAACCCTGCAGACAACTGCCGGTGGACACCGGTGGTACCGCGACGGCCTTGCCCCAAATGTAAATGAGCATAACGACGGAGTACGTGAAAAATTAAGGATCATTACAAAAGCAGTAAACGACACGCCCAATCTTCCTTGCCGGGCTGAGGTTTGGGGATATCACCTTGCCTTCATTCCAATAACGGGGACTATCAACAGCGTTATCGCAGTAACCACAGGGAATAGCGGTGGTGGTGGAACCGATATAGGGACAGGGGGATTGAATCTGTTTACTTCAAACGTCCGCCTCTATGCCCTGGGCGCAACAGGCACCAGCAACTTTCAGGATGGAGCTGGTACGATTGGCCGCGATGACGATGGGAACCCGCCCGATGTCGGTGACTATGCGGGTAGCGAAACGGATCAGACAGGCTTTCATGCTTTGGACAGTGTCGATATATTCAATCTTATGGTATTGCCAGGCGACAGAGACATTAATGAATCAACACACCTGCAGCTCTGGGGACCGGCAAGTATATACTGTCAGCAAAAACGGGCATTTCTTTTGATAGATGCCCCTGATAGCTGGACGAACATTGACCGTCCGGTTGCAACAAATATAGAGGTTAATTCATTGCGTGCGCTTGTTGTGAAGGATTACTCGGCCGTCTTTTACCCCCGGGTGGTCTATAGCGACAGAGGTGTTAAGAAACTTATAGGTCCGTCGGGAATCATTGCCGGACTTATGGCACGCATAGATTCAACCCGTGGTGTCTGGAAAGCACCTGCTGGAACCGAGGCCGATCTCAGGGGCGTACTTGACCTGCAGGTCAATCTGACTGACAGAGAGAATGGTGTTTTGAATAAACTGGCGGTCAATTGTCTCCGTTCTTTTCCAAGTGGTTTTGTGAACTGGGGGGCGCGAACAATGTTCGGTTCGGATGATGACTCCAGCGAATGGAAATACATACCTATCCGCCGCCTGGCCTTATTCATAGAAGAATCACTCTTTCGTGGCACCAAATGGGTCGTGTTCGAGCCGAATGACGAACCACTCTGGGCCAAAATAAGGCTCAATGTAGGCGCATTTATGATGAGGCTCTTCCGACAGGGCGCCTTTCAGGGAAGCACTCCTGACCAGGCGTTTTATGTCAAATGTGATGCTGAGACAACAACACAGGCTGACAGAAACCTTGGAATTGTCAACATTCAGGTAGGCTTTGCTCCGCTAAAGCCCGCTGAGTTTGTAATAATCAGAATACAGCAGATTGCAGGACAACTATAA
- a CDS encoding phage tail protein — MATGFVKNAHRYDPYKNFKFRVIMEGRPVLGVSKVGSLKRTTEVVKHRSGGENSTDHKSPGRTTYDGITMERGITHDREFEAWANMVHPYSGDAGMDLVNYKKNLTLEVMNEKGHVAFRYFLFDCWVSEYTAMPDLDANANAVAIENIKIEMEGWERDQDTKEPDESSDVPSSI; from the coding sequence ATGGCTACAGGGTTTGTGAAAAATGCTCACCGTTATGACCCATACAAAAACTTTAAATTCAGGGTCATTATGGAGGGAAGGCCTGTCCTTGGGGTCAGTAAAGTTGGTTCATTGAAGAGGACTACAGAAGTGGTTAAGCACAGGTCAGGAGGTGAAAATAGTACCGATCATAAATCTCCGGGACGCACCACCTACGACGGAATTACCATGGAGAGGGGGATAACACACGACAGAGAGTTTGAGGCATGGGCAAATATGGTTCACCCGTATTCGGGCGATGCGGGGATGGACCTGGTAAATTACAAAAAAAATCTGACCCTTGAAGTGATGAACGAGAAGGGGCATGTTGCGTTCCGTTATTTTCTTTTTGATTGCTGGGTTAGCGAATACACAGCAATGCCTGACCTCGATGCCAATGCAAATGCGGTGGCTATCGAGAATATAAAGATCGAAATGGAAGGATGGGAACGCGATCAGGATACAAAAGAGCCGGATGAATCCAGTGATGTTCCCTCCTCAATATAA
- a CDS encoding Pvc16 family protein: protein MALADTGKAIGKVTELLSSSLKKIIKDRYDLEIEVSAGRPEPAKNGHAGKKLNLFLYESLFDPCLKNISLDEGQPAPLWLVLKYLLTAFDDDGESDTAQAHEYLGEGIRALQELNFLFPDISAIDSLGDNPEPLKITFDETPSDLLSKLMQGSDEKYRFSVGFQVRPVMIALGERPSYSLLVGIDYTKSPLEITGEKGVIIPVIPSMGPVITSVSPSKYEANAIVTIYGSDLNVSGLSVMFGRAGLAVTSQQPDKLQCRVNGAIAGGGVISAGSHPVAVVQTLPEGRNRSSNLLIGNLLPSLTSASVNSLARVIPADPASNVFGNIVMSGLLLGSKDDDIFVALYKDGKVMKLFDGHDKLAVTTTQTTLALTMKKEDAVPPGNYRVILRINGQQAKNSPEVSFIV from the coding sequence ATGGCACTTGCAGATACAGGCAAAGCGATAGGAAAAGTGACAGAACTTTTGAGCAGCAGTCTTAAGAAAATTATCAAGGACAGGTACGATCTTGAAATTGAAGTGTCTGCAGGGAGGCCGGAACCGGCTAAAAACGGACATGCAGGCAAAAAACTCAATCTTTTTCTCTACGAATCCCTGTTTGATCCGTGTTTGAAAAATATCTCTCTTGATGAAGGACAACCCGCTCCCCTCTGGCTTGTGCTGAAGTATCTCCTGACCGCCTTCGATGACGATGGAGAAAGCGATACTGCACAAGCCCACGAATATCTTGGTGAGGGGATACGGGCGCTTCAGGAATTAAATTTTCTCTTTCCGGATATTTCGGCAATTGACTCCCTTGGGGATAATCCTGAACCGCTGAAGATTACGTTTGATGAAACCCCTTCTGATCTTCTTTCCAAACTGATGCAGGGGTCTGATGAAAAATACCGGTTTTCCGTTGGTTTTCAGGTCAGGCCGGTAATGATAGCATTGGGAGAACGGCCTTCCTATTCGCTGCTCGTGGGTATTGATTATACGAAGAGTCCCCTGGAGATCACCGGCGAAAAGGGTGTCATAATTCCGGTGATTCCTTCAATGGGGCCGGTAATTACATCCGTATCACCCTCAAAATATGAAGCAAATGCCATCGTAACGATTTATGGCAGCGATCTGAATGTATCGGGCTTATCCGTCATGTTCGGCAGGGCAGGGCTTGCCGTAACGTCTCAGCAACCGGATAAGCTGCAGTGCAGGGTTAACGGAGCTATTGCAGGCGGGGGTGTGATTTCTGCCGGAAGCCATCCGGTAGCGGTCGTTCAAACATTGCCTGAAGGCCGGAACAGGTCAAGTAATCTTCTGATCGGAAATTTATTGCCTTCCCTGACCTCAGCGTCAGTGAATTCACTGGCACGCGTTATACCTGCCGATCCCGCTTCAAATGTCTTTGGTAACATTGTGATGAGCGGTCTCCTTCTTGGCAGTAAGGATGACGACATTTTTGTGGCGCTGTATAAAGATGGTAAGGTTATGAAATTGTTCGACGGGCATGATAAACTTGCGGTAACAACGACGCAGACCACCCTTGCTCTTACCATGAAAAAAGAGGATGCGGTTCCGCCAGGGAATTATCGTGTAATTCTCAGAATAAACGGCCAGCAGGCAAAAAACAGTCCTGAGGTGAGTTTCATCGTATGA